The following proteins are encoded in a genomic region of Sulfurimonas sp. HSL3-7:
- a CDS encoding AMP-binding protein: MQQDPSQISSQKLLGLLRSLVAEVRPELDLEKITLESSFEKELGLDSLSRVELISRIERAFGLALPESTFVEAENGLDLLRVLTTLRPHLADLVSAAEARPRSETATLPERARTLVEMLEWHAGHHGERVHIQLYQDDGRGGTITYEQLKTGAQNFAGALQQLGLEKAQPVVIMLPTGADYFFTFFGILMAGGIPVPIYPPARPSQIEEHMRRHARILENCRAEILVTLEEGKRAAQLLKGLSPSLRQIVTAAELRLFTGRSTTVEIRPDDIAFLQYTSGSTGNPKGVMLTHANLLANIRAMGKAVDASPEDVFVSWLPLYHDMGLIGAWLGSLYYAALFVVMSPLSFLARPERWLRAITRHKGTLTASPNFGYEYCLHRLEDLALDGIDLGSLRAAFNGAEAVNPTTIERFAEHFARYGFDRRAMTPVYGLAESSVGVTFPLLGRGAVIERVERDTFMQRHEAVPAEAEEPHVLHFVSSGLPLTDHQIRVVDAAGHELPERREGRLEFRGPSATSGYYRDAEKTRRLFDGEWLDSGDLAYIAEGELYITGRIKDIIIRAGRNIYPDELEKAIGDIEGIRKGCVAIFGSGDPQTATERLIVLAETRSEEPQERRRLQQQVNALATDLIGTPPDEVLLAPPGSVLKTSSGKIRRSASRQMYEEGKIGQRGRALIWQIGGLLVSSLAVQRHRITELLKASVFALYSWSCFVLLVPFAWLGAVLMPNFRLRFKAIRTVAQLFARATRTPLKVVGSEHLRGIAGPCVIVVNHASYLDSFVLAAALPEPFRFVAKAEFSRRLITRLPLEKLQGEFVERFDTGKSVDDAARLLDALKGGSPLLFFAESTFTRIPGLQPFYMGAFKTAADAALPVVPVAVRGTRSILRDGSWFPHRGSITVTIGEMIDPAKIAQESGKESAWDIAVALRDRARGFILRHCGEPDLS; this comes from the coding sequence ATGCAGCAAGATCCATCGCAAATCAGTTCTCAAAAGCTCCTGGGGCTGCTTAGGTCGCTTGTCGCCGAGGTACGTCCGGAGCTTGACCTCGAAAAGATCACCCTGGAGAGCAGCTTTGAGAAAGAGCTTGGGCTCGACAGCCTCTCCCGCGTCGAGCTGATCTCGCGCATCGAGAGAGCCTTCGGTCTCGCTCTGCCCGAAAGCACCTTTGTGGAGGCAGAGAACGGCCTGGACCTGCTCCGTGTGCTCACAACACTCAGACCCCACCTCGCCGACCTTGTATCCGCCGCCGAAGCCCGACCGCGCAGCGAAACAGCAACCCTGCCTGAACGTGCCCGTACCCTTGTCGAGATGCTCGAATGGCATGCAGGCCACCATGGAGAGCGTGTCCATATACAGCTCTACCAGGATGACGGCAGAGGCGGGACGATCACCTACGAACAGCTCAAAACCGGCGCACAGAACTTCGCCGGTGCCCTGCAGCAGCTCGGCCTGGAGAAGGCTCAGCCCGTCGTGATCATGCTGCCGACAGGTGCGGACTACTTCTTCACCTTTTTCGGCATTCTGATGGCCGGGGGCATTCCTGTTCCGATCTACCCGCCGGCGCGCCCCTCCCAGATCGAAGAGCATATGCGCCGCCATGCGCGGATCCTGGAGAACTGCCGGGCCGAGATCCTTGTCACCCTTGAGGAGGGCAAACGCGCCGCACAGCTTCTGAAGGGGCTCTCCCCTTCGCTCAGGCAGATCGTCACCGCAGCCGAGTTGCGGCTTTTTACAGGCCGAAGCACTACGGTGGAGATCAGGCCCGATGACATCGCCTTTCTGCAGTATACCTCGGGGAGTACGGGCAATCCGAAAGGGGTCATGCTCACCCATGCCAATCTGCTTGCCAACATACGGGCGATGGGTAAAGCCGTCGACGCCTCCCCCGAAGATGTCTTTGTCAGCTGGCTGCCGCTCTACCACGACATGGGGCTTATCGGCGCATGGCTGGGCAGCCTCTACTACGCCGCCCTTTTCGTCGTCATGTCACCGCTGAGCTTTCTCGCCAGGCCCGAGCGCTGGCTCAGGGCGATAACACGCCACAAAGGGACCCTCACCGCCTCACCGAACTTCGGGTACGAATACTGCCTCCACCGCCTGGAGGATCTTGCGCTCGACGGCATTGACCTCGGCTCCCTCCGCGCCGCCTTCAACGGGGCCGAAGCGGTCAATCCGACGACGATCGAACGCTTCGCCGAGCATTTTGCCCGCTACGGTTTCGACAGGAGGGCGATGACCCCGGTCTACGGCCTTGCCGAATCCTCCGTCGGCGTCACCTTTCCGCTGCTCGGACGCGGCGCGGTTATAGAGAGGGTCGAACGCGACACCTTTATGCAGCGCCACGAGGCCGTTCCGGCGGAAGCGGAAGAGCCCCATGTGCTCCACTTCGTCTCCAGCGGCCTTCCGCTCACGGATCACCAGATCAGGGTCGTCGACGCGGCCGGACACGAACTTCCCGAACGCCGGGAGGGGCGGCTCGAGTTTCGCGGTCCCTCCGCGACCTCCGGCTATTACCGCGACGCCGAAAAGACGCGCCGCCTCTTCGACGGCGAATGGCTTGACAGCGGCGACCTCGCCTATATCGCCGAAGGCGAGCTCTACATCACCGGCCGCATCAAAGACATCATCATCCGTGCCGGCCGCAATATCTATCCCGATGAGCTGGAAAAGGCGATCGGCGACATAGAGGGGATTCGCAAAGGATGTGTCGCGATCTTCGGTTCCGGTGATCCGCAGACCGCCACGGAGCGCCTGATCGTACTGGCAGAGACCCGCAGTGAAGAGCCCCAGGAGCGTCGCAGGCTGCAGCAGCAGGTCAACGCGCTGGCGACCGACCTCATCGGCACACCGCCCGACGAGGTCCTGCTGGCACCGCCGGGCAGCGTGCTCAAGACCTCCAGCGGAAAGATACGCCGCAGTGCGAGCCGACAGATGTATGAGGAGGGAAAGATCGGGCAGAGAGGCCGCGCGCTCATATGGCAGATCGGCGGGCTTCTTGTGAGCAGCCTCGCCGTGCAGAGGCACCGTATAACGGAACTTCTCAAAGCCTCGGTTTTCGCCCTTTACAGCTGGTCCTGCTTTGTACTGCTGGTCCCTTTCGCCTGGCTCGGCGCAGTCTTGATGCCGAACTTCCGCCTGCGTTTCAAGGCCATACGCACGGTGGCACAGCTCTTTGCCAGGGCGACACGCACGCCTTTGAAAGTGGTCGGCTCGGAACACCTCCGCGGTATTGCCGGCCCCTGCGTCATCGTGGTCAACCACGCCAGCTATCTTGACAGTTTCGTCCTGGCCGCGGCGCTCCCCGAGCCCTTTCGTTTCGTCGCCAAGGCGGAGTTCTCCCGGCGGCTGATCACCCGGCTGCCGCTTGAGAAGCTGCAGGGGGAGTTTGTCGAACGGTTCGACACCGGCAAAAGCGTCGATGACGCCGCGCGCCTTTTGGACGCCCTTAAAGGCGGAAGTCCCCTGCTCTTTTTTGCCGAAAGCACCTTTACCCGTATTCCCGGCCTGCAGCCCTTTTACATGGGGGCATTCAAAACGGCCGCCGATGCGGCTCTTCCCGTCGTTCCCGTTGCCGTACGCGGTACCCGCTCCATTTTACGTGACGGTTCCTGGTTCCCCCACCGCGGTTCGATCACCGTGACGATCGGTGAGATGATCGACCCGGCGAAGATAGCGCAGGAGAGCGGCAAAGAGAGTGCATGGGACATTGCCGTCGCACTGCGAGACAGGGCCCGAGGTTTTATACTCCGCCACTGCGGCGAACCGGACCTTTCCTAA
- a CDS encoding type 1 glutamine amidotransferase domain-containing protein encodes MPSRKKIAILIDDMFEDSEFIYPYYRLLEAGMDVDVVGQEKRAYRGKHGTTAKATHRIHAIESDKYDALYIPGGYAPDRLRREPAMVALVKSLFEAGKPLCAVCHGPSLLISAGVLEGKKVTAYASIKDDIENAGADYTGRSVEQDGSLITARDPQALPGMMKQFLLLLEG; translated from the coding sequence ATGCCGAGTCGTAAAAAGATAGCGATACTGATCGACGATATGTTCGAGGATTCGGAGTTTATCTACCCCTACTACCGCCTGCTCGAAGCGGGGATGGACGTTGATGTCGTCGGGCAGGAAAAGAGAGCCTACAGAGGCAAACACGGCACGACGGCAAAAGCAACACACCGTATCCATGCTATTGAGAGTGATAAGTATGACGCCCTTTATATTCCCGGCGGCTATGCCCCGGACCGTCTGCGCAGGGAACCGGCGATGGTCGCCTTGGTCAAATCCCTCTTTGAGGCGGGAAAGCCTCTCTGCGCCGTCTGCCACGGCCCCTCTCTGCTTATCTCGGCAGGCGTTCTCGAAGGTAAAAAGGTGACGGCCTATGCTTCGATAAAAGACGATATTGAGAATGCCGGGGCGGACTATACGGGCAGAAGTGTCGAGCAAGACGGCAGCCTCATCACCGCCCGCGATCCGCAGGCCCTGCCGGGGATGATGAAGCAGTTTTTATTGCTTCTTGAAGGGTAA
- a CDS encoding long-chain fatty acid--CoA ligase, with the protein MAYDDKVWLRQYDEGVSAALEYPKMPLYGLLEDSAAKYPRKRALSYLGNDIDYAQLDILVNRAANAFAQLGVQPGDRVALYLANTPQFVISLYGALKIGAVAVPINPLYTAEEVLFELNDAGVKTVIVMSRFYPLIQEIRKRSALENVIVTNVKAYFPWLTRLLFTLLKEKEDRVRIEKADYELETLMAHSSFEKPDVTVDPGDTALLQYTSGTIGTPKGVMLSHYNLVVNALQCRYWVSDTVEGEERVLGWLPFFHSFGMTACLGFTLSCAGALVLVPNPRDLGSILKTIEKEKITMLPGVPTMYAALGSYRGIAKYDLTSIRACISGGAPLMEKIKKRFVELTASKLVEGYGLSEAAPVTHANPINGVNKEGSIGIPMPDTACRVVDLETGEKEVPVGEEGELIVRAPQVMKGYWHRPELTEEALRDGWLYTGDVVTMDEEGYFRVVDRKKDIIIVKGFNVSPTEVEKVIFLHPKVEDAAVVGTPDEYSGEKIKAFVVLKEGEKMEKAELIGFLRERLARFKLPRSVEFVDELPKNVMGKLLRRLLLEEEKRKSEGV; encoded by the coding sequence ATGGCCTATGACGACAAGGTGTGGCTGAGACAGTATGACGAAGGTGTTTCCGCTGCTTTGGAATACCCGAAGATGCCTCTTTACGGCCTTCTGGAAGATTCGGCTGCGAAATACCCCCGCAAGAGGGCCCTCTCCTATCTCGGCAACGATATCGATTATGCGCAACTCGACATCTTGGTCAATAGAGCGGCCAATGCCTTTGCGCAGCTGGGGGTGCAGCCCGGCGACAGGGTGGCGCTCTATCTGGCCAATACCCCGCAGTTCGTCATTTCGCTGTATGGGGCCTTGAAGATCGGGGCGGTCGCCGTTCCCATCAACCCGCTCTACACCGCCGAAGAGGTGCTCTTTGAACTCAATGACGCGGGGGTGAAGACAGTCATCGTCATGAGCCGTTTCTACCCGCTTATTCAAGAGATACGCAAGCGAAGCGCGCTTGAAAATGTCATCGTGACAAACGTCAAAGCCTACTTTCCATGGCTGACACGGCTGCTTTTTACCCTGCTGAAAGAGAAAGAGGACCGTGTCAGGATCGAAAAGGCCGATTATGAGCTTGAAACGCTGATGGCACACAGCAGTTTTGAAAAGCCCGACGTCACCGTCGATCCCGGCGATACCGCACTGCTGCAGTACACCAGCGGAACGATAGGCACGCCGAAAGGGGTCATGCTCAGCCATTACAATCTTGTGGTGAATGCACTGCAGTGCCGCTACTGGGTTAGCGATACGGTCGAAGGCGAAGAGCGGGTGCTCGGCTGGCTTCCCTTCTTTCACAGTTTCGGTATGACCGCCTGTCTGGGTTTTACGCTCAGCTGTGCGGGGGCGCTGGTGCTGGTCCCCAACCCGAGAGACCTCGGTTCGATTCTCAAGACGATCGAAAAAGAGAAAATCACGATGCTGCCAGGCGTCCCGACGATGTATGCGGCCCTGGGCAGCTACAGGGGTATTGCCAAGTATGACCTGACCTCCATCCGCGCCTGTATCAGCGGCGGAGCACCGCTGATGGAGAAGATCAAAAAACGGTTCGTCGAGCTGACCGCTTCGAAACTGGTCGAGGGGTACGGCCTCTCCGAAGCGGCGCCGGTCACCCATGCCAACCCGATCAACGGCGTCAACAAGGAGGGCTCCATCGGCATCCCGATGCCGGACACGGCGTGCCGGGTCGTCGATCTCGAGACGGGGGAAAAAGAGGTCCCCGTCGGAGAAGAGGGCGAACTGATCGTCAGGGCGCCGCAGGTGATGAAAGGGTACTGGCACCGGCCGGAGCTGACCGAAGAGGCGCTGCGCGACGGATGGCTCTACACCGGCGATGTGGTGACGATGGACGAAGAGGGGTATTTCAGGGTCGTCGACCGCAAAAAAGATATCATCATCGTCAAGGGCTTCAACGTCTCGCCGACGGAGGTGGAGAAGGTGATCTTCCTTCATCCGAAGGTCGAAGATGCGGCGGTGGTCGGGACTCCCGACGAGTACAGCGGTGAGAAGATCAAGGCCTTTGTGGTGCTTAAAGAGGGAGAGAAGATGGAAAAAGCGGAACTGATCGGTTTTTTGAGAGAGAGGCTTGCCCGTTTCAAGCTCCCCCGTTCCGTCGAATTTGTCGATGAGCTTCCCAAAAACGTGATGGGCAAACTGCTGCGCCGCCTGCTGCTGGAAGAAGAGAAGAGAAAAAGCGAAGGGGTTTAG
- a CDS encoding TraR/DksA C4-type zinc finger protein, translating into MAAIDYQEFEERLQAMKVELESSIARLTEEMEAIVTDDNINDMEDLASLESDSMHHTALLKQQRHELAEVIHALEKLDDSTYGICEESGDTIPIERLRAEPHTRYCLEDARRIGK; encoded by the coding sequence ATGGCAGCGATAGATTATCAGGAGTTTGAAGAGCGCCTGCAGGCGATGAAAGTGGAGCTCGAGTCCAGCATCGCACGTTTGACAGAGGAGATGGAAGCTATCGTCACGGATGACAATATCAATGATATGGAAGATCTGGCATCGCTGGAGAGTGACAGCATGCACCATACGGCACTGCTCAAACAGCAGCGCCATGAACTTGCCGAAGTCATCCATGCCCTGGAAAAACTCGATGACAGTACCTACGGCATCTGCGAAGAGAGCGGCGATACCATCCCCATCGAACGTCTCCGCGCCGAACCGCACACCCGATACTGCCTTGAAGATGCAAGAAGAATCGGAAAGTAA
- a CDS encoding Hsp20/alpha crystallin family protein yields the protein MFLTKYDPFKELKDFEDRFKDAFKITPPEGALTAFSPSVNTREGEFAYHIEVDLPGVKKEDIHVDVSEDNVLTISGERKTKEEVKEKDYYKCESSYGKFSRSFTLPSNADAESISANSEDAVLEVVIPKLKEAKTASRKIAVK from the coding sequence ATGTTTCTAACAAAATACGATCCGTTCAAAGAGTTGAAAGATTTTGAGGATCGTTTCAAAGATGCTTTTAAGATCACCCCGCCGGAAGGTGCCCTTACCGCTTTCTCACCCTCTGTCAATACCCGTGAGGGCGAATTTGCCTACCACATCGAGGTCGATCTTCCCGGCGTTAAAAAAGAGGATATCCATGTTGATGTCAGTGAAGACAATGTGCTGACCATATCGGGCGAGCGCAAGACAAAAGAGGAGGTAAAAGAAAAGGACTACTACAAATGCGAAAGCAGCTACGGCAAGTTCTCCAGAAGTTTCACGCTGCCTTCGAATGCCGATGCGGAGAGTATCTCTGCCAACTCCGAAGACGCCGTACTTGAGGTCGTCATCCCCAAACTAAAAGAAGCGAAAACAGCCTCTCGCAAGATCGCTGTCAAATAG
- a CDS encoding DnaJ C-terminal domain-containing protein yields the protein METANKRDYYEVLGVKKDADQKEIKDSFRKLALKYHPDRNKEPDAEEKFKEIAEAYAVLSDPKKRKEYDNRGFAGVSGFSQEDLFGGINFDEIFGGGGFGFDLGGFGGGIFDTFFQRGHRGGMRGEDIRMEIVVPLRKIVTGGDEEVQISHPRVCPVCHGTGAASEKDIRVCQTCKGTGKLINTRQEGNVSYQEIRPCPDCGGRGRFIDKPCPKCHGSGRIDEPERLTITIPVGAEEGMVLRVPSHGRPSSKPEGKPGDLLVIVRTAYDPDFKRVGADLWHAETIELTDAVLGTELKVSTLEGSVSVTVPQGTQPNSVLRLADKGLPHFGDTKRGDLYLRLNVHIPDYLSDEERELYTKLRRLHAKG from the coding sequence ATAGAAACGGCAAACAAACGCGACTATTATGAAGTCCTCGGCGTCAAAAAAGATGCCGACCAGAAAGAGATCAAGGACAGCTTCCGGAAACTGGCGCTAAAGTACCATCCCGACCGGAACAAAGAGCCGGACGCCGAAGAGAAGTTCAAGGAGATCGCAGAGGCGTATGCGGTGCTCTCGGACCCAAAGAAGCGCAAAGAGTATGATAACAGGGGTTTCGCCGGTGTCTCCGGATTTTCGCAGGAAGATCTTTTCGGCGGTATCAATTTCGATGAGATCTTCGGCGGCGGCGGTTTCGGGTTTGACCTCGGCGGTTTCGGCGGCGGGATTTTTGACACCTTTTTCCAGCGGGGACACCGGGGCGGAATGCGGGGCGAAGATATCCGAATGGAGATCGTCGTTCCGCTTCGAAAGATCGTGACCGGCGGGGACGAAGAGGTACAGATCTCCCACCCGAGGGTCTGCCCGGTCTGCCACGGAACGGGTGCTGCTTCTGAAAAGGATATCCGTGTCTGTCAAACCTGCAAGGGGACAGGCAAGCTGATCAATACAAGGCAGGAGGGGAACGTCTCCTACCAGGAGATCAGGCCCTGCCCGGACTGCGGGGGAAGGGGCAGGTTCATCGACAAGCCCTGCCCCAAGTGCCACGGAAGCGGAAGGATCGATGAGCCCGAAAGATTGACGATAACGATACCTGTCGGTGCCGAAGAGGGGATGGTTCTGAGAGTCCCATCGCACGGAAGGCCGAGCTCCAAACCCGAAGGAAAGCCCGGCGACCTGCTGGTGATCGTCCGTACGGCCTATGACCCGGATTTCAAACGGGTCGGTGCCGATCTTTGGCATGCAGAGACGATCGAGCTGACCGATGCGGTTTTGGGTACGGAGCTTAAGGTCTCAACGCTGGAGGGGTCGGTGAGTGTCACGGTCCCGCAGGGAACCCAGCCGAACTCGGTGCTGCGTCTGGCTGACAAGGGGCTGCCGCATTTTGGGGATACGAAACGGGGCGATCTCTATCTTCGTCTCAATGTCCATATTCCGGACTATCTCAGTGATGAGGAGCGGGAGCTCTACACAAAACTGCGCAGGCTCCACGCAAAAGGGTGA
- the dnaK gene encoding molecular chaperone DnaK — MAIIGIDLGTSNSAAAVLRGGKPVIIPSTEGISMSGKAFPSYVAITADGSKLVGEPARRQAAENPEGTAKAFKRRMGRRERVRLRDKEFTPEQLSAFLLQKIKNDAEAYLGEPVEKAVVTVPAYFDDNQRSATKDACKIAGLEVVRLVNEPTAAALAYGLDRSGEDLKIAVIDFGGGTLDVTIMEFGKGVFEVKSTSGDTQLGGTDMNEKIFDHLAEKFKEQSGFDIKADRKASARLIEAAEMAKIELTTSTTTHISLPYIAADKHLELDLTRTELERLVRPVVERCKGPIEQALSDAGIGAKDVDRIVFVGGPTRMPVVREYFEELLGRKAEGGVDPMECVASGAAIQAGVLSGEVGDIVLVDVTPLSLGVETLGGVVSTLIARNSPIPVKHTETFTTAADMQTAVTVHVVQGERPMAADNTSLGQFNLDGLVPAPRGIPKIDVTFDIDASGILNVTAKDVATGKSQSIKITASTRLSNEQKERMVEEAEKYAEEDKKRKEEADKLNTADAVCYEAERLLADYGDKLETELRAKIEAQLKMTKEAVQNRDVASAGERSDALKELLKKAGSAVYAQSQGEGAKTAQTSYQGTESSGGEEPYERVVDADYRETT, encoded by the coding sequence ATGGCAATTATAGGTATAGATCTTGGAACGTCAAACTCTGCAGCGGCGGTGCTTCGCGGCGGCAAACCGGTTATTATCCCGAGTACCGAGGGCATCAGCATGAGCGGCAAGGCGTTTCCGAGTTACGTGGCAATTACGGCCGACGGCAGCAAGCTTGTAGGCGAGCCTGCCCGCAGACAGGCGGCGGAGAACCCGGAAGGGACGGCCAAGGCGTTTAAAAGAAGAATGGGAAGACGCGAGAGGGTCCGTCTGCGAGACAAAGAGTTCACCCCGGAACAGCTTTCGGCTTTTCTGCTTCAGAAGATAAAGAACGATGCCGAGGCCTATCTGGGCGAACCGGTCGAGAAGGCGGTCGTCACCGTACCGGCCTATTTTGACGACAACCAGCGAAGTGCGACAAAAGATGCCTGCAAGATCGCGGGTCTCGAGGTTGTCCGCCTTGTCAACGAGCCGACGGCTGCTGCGCTGGCCTACGGTCTTGACCGCAGCGGCGAGGATCTCAAGATCGCCGTTATCGATTTCGGCGGCGGAACGCTCGACGTCACCATCATGGAGTTCGGTAAGGGGGTTTTTGAGGTCAAATCCACAAGCGGCGATACACAGCTCGGCGGTACCGATATGAACGAGAAGATCTTTGATCACCTTGCTGAAAAGTTCAAGGAACAGAGCGGTTTCGATATCAAAGCGGACCGCAAAGCATCCGCGCGGTTGATCGAAGCGGCGGAGATGGCCAAGATCGAGCTGACGACGAGCACGACAACGCACATCTCTCTCCCCTATATCGCGGCCGACAAGCACCTTGAGCTCGATCTGACGCGCACCGAACTTGAACGGCTTGTGCGGCCTGTCGTCGAGCGTTGTAAAGGGCCGATAGAACAGGCGCTGAGCGATGCGGGAATAGGGGCCAAAGATGTCGACCGTATCGTCTTTGTCGGCGGGCCGACGAGGATGCCTGTCGTACGCGAATATTTTGAGGAACTTCTCGGAAGAAAGGCCGAAGGGGGCGTCGATCCGATGGAGTGTGTGGCCAGCGGTGCGGCGATTCAGGCGGGTGTCCTCTCCGGTGAAGTGGGCGATATCGTACTGGTTGACGTCACGCCGCTGAGTCTCGGCGTCGAGACGCTCGGGGGCGTCGTGAGCACGCTGATAGCCCGCAACTCCCCGATCCCGGTCAAGCATACGGAGACCTTTACGACGGCGGCGGACATGCAGACCGCTGTGACGGTCCACGTTGTCCAGGGCGAGCGGCCGATGGCCGCCGACAACACCTCGCTCGGGCAGTTCAACCTCGACGGTCTGGTCCCGGCGCCGCGTGGCATACCGAAGATCGACGTCACCTTCGATATCGATGCAAGCGGCATCCTGAACGTCACCGCCAAAGATGTCGCCACCGGCAAAAGCCAGTCCATCAAGATCACCGCATCGACGCGCCTCTCCAACGAACAGAAGGAGAGAATGGTCGAAGAGGCGGAGAAGTATGCCGAAGAGGACAAAAAGAGAAAAGAGGAGGCGGACAAGCTCAACACAGCCGATGCGGTCTGCTACGAGGCGGAACGGCTGCTGGCCGACTACGGCGACAAGCTTGAGACCGAGCTTCGCGCCAAGATAGAGGCCCAGCTCAAAATGACGAAAGAGGCGGTGCAGAACCGTGACGTCGCATCGGCAGGCGAACGTTCCGATGCGCTCAAAGAGCTTCTGAAAAAGGCGGGCAGTGCGGTCTATGCACAGTCGCAGGGAGAGGGTGCCAAAACCGCTCAGACGAGCTATCAGGGTACGGAAAGCAGCGGCGGCGAAGAGCCGTATGAACGCGTTGTGGATGCGGACTACCGCGAGACCACCTAA
- a CDS encoding archease: MEEFSYFDHDADIGIIGRGATLESAFESAAKAMFAIMAETLPEPLEVELNFEFEEEDVEFALVRWLNYLIAHAQSRSVILGRFELRRDGSFWRAKAWGVPWSKAIVRGVEVKGATLTMLCVEEKAGLWEARCIVDV, encoded by the coding sequence ATGGAAGAGTTTAGCTATTTTGACCACGACGCGGATATCGGTATCATCGGCAGGGGTGCGACACTTGAGTCCGCCTTCGAATCGGCGGCGAAAGCGATGTTCGCCATTATGGCCGAAACGCTCCCGGAACCTCTGGAGGTGGAACTCAACTTCGAGTTTGAAGAGGAGGATGTCGAATTTGCCCTGGTGCGCTGGCTCAACTACCTGATCGCTCATGCTCAGAGCCGTTCGGTCATACTGGGACGGTTTGAACTTCGTCGCGACGGATCGTTCTGGCGGGCAAAGGCGTGGGGTGTTCCCTGGAGCAAGGCGATCGTGCGCGGTGTCGAGGTCAAGGGGGCGACGCTGACGATGCTCTGCGTTGAAGAGAAGGCGGGCCTTTGGGAGGCGCGCTGCATTGTGGATGTTTGA
- a CDS encoding RtcB family protein — MNIAQLEQIDSYSWRLPRTADEKRSEVLLYGSETLLETMDEKVLEQIRNVANLPGLVGPAMAMPDAHWGYGFPIGGVAAFDAEQGGVISAGGVGFDISCGIRCLRTDLMLHEITGELETLADLLYARIPAGLGTTGHLHLTVSQLDEVLRKGAKWAVQKGYGREDDLAFIEEGGCMENAEPDFVSELAKKRQRGEMGTLGSGNHYLEVQVVDTIYDAEAARAFGISEGQLLVSIHCGSRGLGHQIGSDYMVTLAKEAGRLGIALPDRELACAPILSKEGQRYIGAMNAGINCALANRQILTHLTREAFGSLFAGSSVETLYDVSHNTCKEERHVVDGEERTLWVHRKGATRAFGPGHSQLPSAYRKVGQPVIIGGSMGTGSYILAGSDTSEARSFASASHGAGRSMSRHQAKKLWRGTEVLRKLEGEGIHIRSDSMRGIAEEAPEAYKDVHEVAKVTEKAGLARRVAFLRPKVCIKG, encoded by the coding sequence ATGAATATTGCGCAACTTGAACAGATCGACAGTTATAGCTGGCGGCTCCCCCGTACCGCGGATGAGAAACGCTCGGAGGTGCTGCTCTACGGCTCAGAGACGCTTCTTGAGACGATGGACGAGAAGGTGCTTGAGCAGATCCGCAACGTCGCAAATCTGCCGGGGCTTGTCGGGCCGGCGATGGCGATGCCCGACGCCCACTGGGGCTACGGTTTTCCCATCGGCGGCGTCGCGGCTTTTGACGCGGAGCAGGGCGGCGTCATCTCGGCAGGCGGGGTCGGGTTTGACATCTCCTGCGGCATCCGCTGCCTCCGCACCGATCTGATGCTCCACGAGATAACGGGCGAGCTTGAAACGCTTGCCGATCTGCTTTATGCCCGGATCCCCGCAGGACTTGGTACCACCGGCCATCTGCATCTGACGGTGTCGCAGCTCGACGAGGTGCTTCGCAAAGGGGCGAAGTGGGCCGTACAAAAGGGGTACGGCCGCGAAGATGACCTCGCCTTTATCGAAGAGGGGGGCTGCATGGAGAATGCCGAGCCCGACTTCGTCTCCGAACTGGCCAAAAAACGGCAGCGCGGCGAGATGGGGACGCTGGGTTCGGGGAACCACTACCTCGAAGTGCAGGTGGTCGACACGATCTACGACGCCGAGGCCGCCCGCGCTTTCGGCATCAGCGAAGGGCAGCTGCTTGTCTCGATCCACTGCGGTTCGCGCGGGCTCGGCCACCAGATCGGCAGCGACTATATGGTCACCCTTGCGAAAGAGGCGGGACGCCTCGGCATCGCGCTGCCCGACCGGGAGCTTGCCTGCGCACCGATCCTCTCAAAAGAGGGGCAGCGTTACATCGGCGCGATGAACGCGGGGATCAACTGCGCCCTGGCCAACCGCCAGATACTGACGCACCTGACGCGGGAGGCGTTCGGCTCTCTTTTTGCCGGCAGCAGCGTCGAGACCCTCTACGATGTCTCGCATAACACCTGCAAGGAGGAGCGCCATGTCGTCGACGGCGAAGAGCGCACCCTGTGGGTGCACCGCAAAGGGGCGACCCGGGCTTTCGGTCCGGGACACAGCCAGCTTCCTTCAGCGTACCGGAAGGTCGGCCAGCCGGTCATCATCGGCGGCAGCATGGGAACGGGCTCCTATATTCTTGCCGGCAGCGACACCTCCGAAGCGCGCTCCTTCGCCTCGGCCAGCCACGGCGCGGGACGCTCCATGAGCCGCCACCAGGCGAAAAAACTGTGGCGGGGAACGGAGGTGCTTCGTAAGCTCGAAGGCGAGGGTATCCACATCCGTTCCGACTCGATGCGCGGTATCGCAGAGGAGGCCCCGGAGGCCTACAAGGATGTGCACGAAGTGGCGAAGGTGACAGAGAAGGCGGGGCTCGCCCGCCGCGTTGCCTTTTTGCGCCCGAAGGTCTGCATCAAAGGATAA